The genomic window CAGCCACCGGGGCCAGGCGCTCGCGGCGCTGCTGGCCGCCCACGGTGCGTGAAGGTCACTGTGCCGGACGCGCTGTCAGCTACCATGGACCGACTGTGACCCTCCCGCCCGACCCGCCTGTACCCGACCCAGCCGCGCCTGACCCGTCTCCGGCGGACCTGCCCGCCCCCGCCGACCTGCTGACGGAGGACGCCCACGCCCAGCTCCTCACGGGCGACGAGGCCGCCTGGCACCGGTTTATCAGCGAGTACGAGGGCCGCATCTACGGCTACCTCTACCGCCTGGAGGGCAACAGCGAGGACGCCCTGGACCTGACCCAGGAAGTCTTTTACCGGGCGTGGCGCTCCATTCGGACTTTTCGCCCCGGCGAGAGGGTGCTGCCCTGGCTGTATCAGGTGGCCCGCAACACCCAGATCGAGTCGCACCGCCGCAAGCAGCACGCCCGCTTCAGCCTGGAAGAAGCCCACGAGGACATCGGCTTTGAGGTGACCAGCGAGGCCCGCTCCCCGGTGCAGGCCGCCGAGAGCGAGCAGGCCCAGGACCGCGTGCAGCGGGCGCTGATGCGGCTCGCCCCCGAGTACCGCGAGGCG from Deinococcus radiodurans R1 = ATCC 13939 = DSM 20539 includes these protein-coding regions:
- a CDS encoding RNA polymerase sigma factor, which produces MLTEDAHAQLLTGDEAAWHRFISEYEGRIYGYLYRLEGNSEDALDLTQEVFYRAWRSIRTFRPGERVLPWLYQVARNTQIESHRRKQHARFSLEEAHEDIGFEVTSEARSPVQAAESEQAQDRVQRALMRLAPEYREAVVLRFVEDLTYDEIARLQGVATGTAKSRVFRAKEQLAELLADVSDVH